CGGGCGTCCCACCCCTCGGCGTGGATGAAGTCAACCGCTTCCATCATCGCCTTGTTCAATGCCTGTTGCGTTGCCACGGGAACCCTCTCGATATCTTGACCGTTGAACAATTTAAGCTAGAAGCCTAGAGCTGGAAAGCCTAGTACGCGCCGTCACCGCGGCTTCGCACCATAAGGAGATGGATTGGCCACCCGGATAGCAAGACCACGTCCAACCCCCAAGAAACCGAACACAGGGCTATGGATCACCGTCGCCGTTTTAGGTGTGGTGCTCTTCCTCCTCCCGATGATCGTCGGGCTGTACACAGATTTCCTGTGGTTCGGGGAACTTGATTACCGCAGCGTGTTCAACACGGTCATTCTGACCAGGATTGTGCTGTTCCTCATTTTTGCCGCTGTGGGCTGGGGCATTGCCTACGCCGCCGGTATTGCGGCGTGGCGCGGCCGCCCGCCGCTGAAGGCAGATCCGTTCTCGGACACGAGCCGCCAACGCGCGACCGTGGAGCAGGGCGTGCGTTCCCTCCTGGTGTGGGTGCCCGTCATGGTGGGCCTATTCGCCGGCCTGACCGGGCAGCGGTTGTGGCGCACCTTCATGCTGTTGCTCAACGGCGGCAATTTCGGGGTGGATGATCCGCAGTTCGGGCGCGATCTCGGCTTCTATGCGTTCTCCTTGCCGGCCATCGGCGCCATCGTGGACATGCTGTCCATGCTGCTCATCACCGCGTTCATCATCGGCCTCATCGGCCACTACCTGCTCGGCGGCATCACGCTGGGCAATAACGTGACGGGCGCGCGCGGCCGCATTGCCAAGTCTGCGCGCGTGCAACTGGCAGTCACTGCGGGCCTGTGGCTTTTGGTCAAGGCCGCGAGCTACTGGCTTGAGCGCTACCAGCTGCTGTTCGGCAAGAACGACATCTTCACCGGTGCCTCGTACACCTCCGTCAACGCGATGTTGCCGGCGAAGCTCATCCTCACCGTGATCGCGGTACTGGTGGCGGCTGCCTTTTTCGCATCGGTGGTGTACAAGGATTTCCGCATCCCGGTGCTGGCCACCGTGCTCATGCTGGTGTCCTCCCTTGTCGTCGGCAACGTTTGGCCGGCGCTGCTTGAGCAGTTCTCTGTCAAGCCGAACCGCCAGGCTAAGGAGTACGAGTACATCGGCCGCAACATCGAGGCCACGCGCTACGCCTACGGGCTGACGGATGAGCAGGTTGTCTACGAGGACAACTGGGGCACCTCCAACATCTCCAATTCCGAGGTGGCGGATGATGCGGCGACGATCTCCAACATCCGTCTGCTGGACCCGGACATCATCGCGCCGACGTTTACGCAGAACCAGCAGTTGCGCAACTTCTACGGCTTCCCGGCCCAGCTGGCTATGGACCGCTACCAGGTGGACGGCGAGATGCGCGACTTCGTGGTTGCGGCGCGTGAGCTCAACCCGAACTCATTGAGTGAGAACCAGGGTGACTGGATCAACCGCCACACGGTATACACCCACGGCAACGGCTTCATCGCCGCGCAGGCCAACACGGTGGACGCTGCTGCGCAGGACGCCGGCTCCACCCGTGGTGGTCTGCCCATCTTCACCGTGTCCGATCTGCAAACCAACGCGATCGCCCGCGAGAAGGATCAGGCTGAAGAGCTGGGTATCCGCGTGGATGAGCCGCGCATTTACTACGGTCCGGTGATCGCGTCTGCCGCGGACGGTCTGGATTACGCCATTGTGGGCGACAACGGCCAGGGCCCGGTGGAGTATGACACTGATACGTCCACCTACACCTACACCGGTGCCGGCGGCGTGAATGTGGGCAACTGGTTCAACCGCTTCGCGTACGCCGTGAAATACCAGGAGTTGAACCTGCTCCTGTCGGACCGCGTCGGCGGCGAGTCCAAGATCCTCTACGACCGTGACCCGCGCGAGCGCGTCGAGCGCGTCGCCCCGTGGCTGACCACCGACTCCAAGACCTACCCGGCCGTGATCGATGGCCGCGTGAAGTGGATCGTGGACGGCTACACCACGCTGTCCCGCCTGCCGTACTCCACCCGCACCTCCCTGACGGACGCGACGCAGGATGCCCTCAACCCAGACGGCACCACGCAGCGCCTGGTGAACAACGATCTGGGCTACATCCGCAACTCCGTCAAGGCCACCGTCGATGCGTACGACGGCACCGTGGAGCTCTACGCGTTCGACGAGTCCGATCCGGTCCTGCGCGCCTGGATGGGCGCGTTCCCCGATACGGTGAAGCCGGAGAGCGAGATTTCCGATGCTCTGCGTGACCACCTGCGTTACCCAGAGGACCTGTTCAAGGTCCAGCGCAAGCTGTTGGCCCGCTACCACGTGGATGACCCGGGCGTGTTCTTCAACAACGACGCGTTCTGGTCCGTCCCGAACGACCCGACAGCGAAGGAAGGCAACCAGGAGCTTTCCCAGCCGCCGTACTACATCGTCGCCTCCGACCCGGAGACCGGCGATCCGTCCTTCCAGCTGATCACCCCGTTCCGCGGCCTGAACCGCGAGTTCCTGTCCGCCCACATGTCCGTGTCCTCCGACCCGGAGACGTACGGCCGCATCACCGTCCGCGTCCTGCCTACCAACACCCAGACCCAGGGCCCGAAGCAGGCGCAGGACGCGCTGATGTCCTCCGACCAGGTGGCGCGCGACCGCACCCTGTGGGAAGGCACGAACGACCTGAAGAACGGCAACCTGCTCACCCTCCCGGTGGGCGGCGGCGAGATCCTCTACGTGGAGCCGATCTACTCGCAGCGCAAGGACCAGGAGTCCGCATTCCCGAAGCTGCTGCGCGTGCTGGTGTTCTACCGCGGCCAGGTGGGCTACGCCCCGACGATCTCCCAGGCCCTGTCCCAGGTGGGCATCAACCCGGCGGCGGCCCAGGACATCGATGTGGTGGACGAGGGCGCCCCGGATACCCGCACCGAGGCGGACATGGCATCCCCGACCGCGCCGGGCGAGAACACCGAGGAGCGTTCGGAGGTTCCTTCCGGCGCCGCGAACCAGGAGGAGGCGCTGAACAACATCAACACGGCGCTGCGCAACCTGGAGAGCGCCCGCGACGGTTCCTTCGAGGAGTACGGCCGCGCCCTTGACGCCCTGGACAAGGCCGTCGCGGACTACCAGGGCCTGCAGAACTAGCCTCCGCTTGACGACGATGAAAGCTCCGGCTTCGCCGGAGCTTTTTTCGTGCGTAATTGCTGCCGCTGCCACAGATTCTGCCGGGCCCGGCCGGAACGAGTTGGTAATCTCGTTTTGCGACCTGGAGTTTTGTAGCGCCCCGGAACGAGATTGTCAGATCGTTCCGGAGCGGCCGGCGCTGATCCCTCTTCTAGCAGGGGATTTGGCCGAAATGGTTGGTGCACGTATAGTAATCGACGTTGCCGGGAACGGCAGCAGGTGAAAATCACATAACACCCGACGCGGGGTGGAGCAGCTCGGTAGCTCGCTGGGCTCATAACCCAGAGGTCGTAGGTTCGAATCCTGCCCCCGCTACCAACTCCCAGAACCCCATCAGCCAACAGGCTGGTGGGGTTCTTCTTCGTGGGTTAAGCCGCATGTGTCTACTTTCCGGGGGGGGGCAGGCTCCGACGCTGTGCGACCTGTTCGGCGATATCCGTACCGAATCCGGCGAAACCGTCGAGACGTTCATTGCCGAAAGCGGCAACGTTGTCCGCGACGGCGAACTCTCCGCGGCCGAAGTATCGGTAATCAAAGACCACCACGGTGTAGCCCGCACGGGCGAATGCCTCCGCGTAGGTGTAGAGGGCTACTGCCCGGGGTAGGCCGAAGCCATGCCCCATGACCACTGCGGGGGTTGGGCCTTCGCCGTCTGGCCGGTACATGGCGGCAGCAAGGGGATGGACTCAGAATGGAACCACTCATCGGTGCGGGTACGCATGACGCAGATCCCGCGCCTCTAGCGACGGCGGACGAGGTCCATTGCGCGCGTCGCGTCGAGGACGTCGAGGTAGGGCAGGGGATCGATGTCCATGTCCTCGACGTAGTCGGTGAGCATGGCGCGCACCACCTGGTGTAGCTCGTCGACGTCCCAGGGCTTAGCAATGTAGTGGTCCAGGTTGGCCTCGTTGACCGCGCGTACCGTGTCGTGCAGCTGCGCCTGGCCGGTGACCAGGACTTTGCGGGTGGCGGCGGTGCGGTCGTCGTCCATCATCTGGACTAGGAACTCCACGCCGGTGGTGCCGGGCATGCGGTGGTCGCAGAGTGCGAGGGCGAGCACGTCGCCGTCTTCGGTGAGCTCGTCGATCACCTCCCAGGCTTCCTCCACGTCGGAGGCGACCTCCATGCGGATGTGTTCAGCAAAGGGCAGCAAGTCGCGCTCAACGGCGGCGCGGACTTCCGCCTCGTCCTCGAGGATCAGGATGGCAAGGTTCATGGTGTGTCTCCTTCGTCGTGTGTGCGCGGGCCGTCAATTGGCAGGCCAACGGTGGCGCAGGTGCCATTTGTTGAAGAGGTCAGTTCGATCGTGCCGTGATGTGCGCTGACGATGCCGCGGCAGATGCTCAGGCCGATACCCATGCCGAAGCGGACCTCCCCATTTTTCGTGGTGAAGCGGGGCTCGAAGAGCTTGTCGATGTGCTCGAGCGGGATGCCGGGGCCGTCGTCAATGACCTCCACGCGCACCCACCCGGGCTTCGGGGCACTCGTGCGGATGGTGATGGTGGAGCCTTTGCCGGACTCCTCGATCGCCTCGGCGGCGTTGGAGATCAGGTTCGTCCACACCTGCGCGATCTGCCCGGGCGTACACGTCACGTGCGGCAGTTCGGCAAAATCCCGTTTGACCTCCACACCGCGCAGTTTGTGGGCGATCAGCTGCAGCGTGTCCTCGATACTTTGGTGCAGGTCCACGTCGGTGACCGGGTCGCCGTCGGGCCGTGCGTATGCGCGTAGCGAGGCCACCAGCTGCGTAATGCGGGTCGATGCGGTGGAGAGGTTGCGCAGGGCAGTGCCTATCGACGCCGCGTGCTCCACCGTCTCGTACTCCAGCTTTCGATTCGCGCGCACCTGCTTGGCAAACTCTACGTCGTGCAAGCCGGCGAGTACCCAGCGCTGGGCGAGTGCCCGATCGCCGGTGACCTCGGTCAGTTCGCGCCGCAGCGCGCGTGCCTCCTTTGTGCTTACCGCGTGCGAGCTGCGCGCCGCCTCCAGCGCGTGGCTGGTCGCGTCTCGCCACCTGCGGTTGGGGCTGGACGCGATCAGGCCTTCGACGTCTTCGGCGAGGTGCGCTGCGGTGCGCTCGATCGCCGCCATCGGGTTGTTCAGCTCGTGGGCAACGCCAGCGGCGAGTTCGCCGAGGGAGGCGAAGCGCGCCTGGCTCATCAGCTCGCGGCGCGCTGCTTCCAGGTTGTGCAGTGCCGTCGTCAAGCGTGCGCGCTCGTCGTCGAGTTGCGCGGTGAGTTCGTGCTGCTCGATCTGGATGTCCTCGGCGCGGCGCAGACGGCGGTCGTAGGAGCGCACGAAGAGGATATTGAACAGGCGCGCAAGCTCCGGCTCCTGGCGGATGAGGTAGTCCACCTGCTCGGTGGGCAGCTGGACTGCGACGACCTCGGTGGTGGTACGCGCGGTAAAGAAGCCGACCCGGTTGCTCGCCAGGGCGAGTAGTCCGATGACGTGGCCGGTGGAGGCGTGGTGCATGACGATATCGCCGGCGTCGGTAAAGCGCTGTAAAAGCACCTGGCCGGAAAGGGCGAAGATGACCTCCTCGACGTAGTGGCCCTCCTTGGTCAGGTAGACCCCCGGCGGGAAAGTCAGGCGCGGCTGGTAGCCCAGGTGCATGTCGGCGGCCTGGATGATGCGGCTGATGATCTCCTGGTCGGTCAGCCCTACGTCCAGTTCGGTGACCTCTGGCAGGGCGAAGGTGCCAGCGATAGAGGGGTCGCGCTTGGCGCGCATGTACCAGTAGCGGTTGAGCTGCTGCTGGATGTTGTGCAGGAGGGCTTCTGCCTTGATCGCCGGGGTGAACACGAGCATGTCGAGCCGCCCCATGTCCGTAAGTGCATCCAGGCCCGCGATCTCTGGCGCGGTGGTCAGCACCATGACGCGGGTGTACTCGAAACCGGGCTCTGAGATCAGCTCCAGCAACGGGTGGTCGGGCGCCAAGCCGTCCTCGTGGACGGTGACGGTGACAAGCGCGAGCGGGTTGCCGTCGAGAAGCGAGCGTAGGTGCTCGACATTATCGGCGGCGAGGATGTCATGCGTGGCGCCCAGTGCCTCGTTGACCACCTGCTGCACGTCGCGGGTGGCCTGGGACTTTCCCACGATAGAGAGGGTGGAACGGGGCAGCACCTAGCTCACCAGCCCCATCAGCTGCCAAACGGAAGGCAGAGCAAAGATCAACAGCAGCGTGGCCACGGTACCGACCACGAGTCCGACTATCGCCATCTGCGGAATGGAGATCTCCTTGGTGGCGTACGCAATCGCGTTCGGCGGAGTGGAGATTGGCAGCGACATGCCCAGCGAGCAGGCGATCGCCACCACCGCGGCAACCACGAGCGGGTCGATGCCGTCGAGGGAGAGCGCCAGCGAGACCGCCAGTGGGAGCAGCAGGTTGGCGGCCGCAGAGTGCGAGATGACGTTCGCCATGCCGAAGCCGATTAGGCTCAGCACGGCGAGGATCGCCAGCGCACCCATGACCTCCCAGCTGACCGAACCGACGAGCCACTCGTCCAGGCCGCTCGCACCCACGCCCGTGCCGAGCGCGATACCACCGGAGACGAGCCACAGCACCGGCCAGTCAAGTGCCTGGACGTCCTTGCCCCTCATCACCTGCAGGCACAACAGTGCCACGACGGGGATGAAGCCGACGGTGTTGGAGGAGATGCCGTGGAGCGGCTCGCTCATCCACAACAGGATGGTCAGACCTGCCACGGCGTAGAAGAGTTTCGCGTCGGTGGCGGTGTTCCACTTCGAGCGCATCTCGATGGAGATGCGGGTTTCAGCGGGGATGAAAACGAGACAGAGAAATACCCAGGCAAAGGCGAGGACAACCAGCATGAAAGGCACCGCCATGAGCATCCAATCGACGAAGGACACACGGATGCCGTGCTCGGCGAGCGCACCGATCGCGATCGCGTTCGGGGGTGTGCCCACCGGGGTGCCGATGCCACCCACGTTGGCAGCGAGCGGGATCGACAGCGCCACGCCGGCGCGCGCTTTGCCCGCGGGCAGCGTCTTGAGAATCGGGATGACGACCGCGAACATCGTCGCTGTGGTGGCCGTGTTCGACATGAACATGCTGAGCACGGCGGTAATCAGCATGAGCCCCAGCACGGTCAGGCGCGCCTTGTCCGGGAAGGGGCGCAACATGATCGCTGCGAGGTTGCGGTCGAGCCCGAACTTCTCCGCCCCGTGCGCGATCATGAACCCGCCGAGGAAGAGGATGATGACCGGGTGGGCCAGCGCAGAGAAATACGCGGATGCAGGAAGCAGCTGGTCTGCTAGTGCTGGATCTCCACCGGTGGGGTCGACTAGCGCGCCGTCGGAGAGTAAGAGGACCTCCAGCAGGATGACCAACACCGCCGTGGCCGTGAGCGGCACAGGCTCGAGCACCCAGAAGACGATGGCGAGTAGGAAGATTGACAGCATCCGATGCCCGGGGGTGGGCAGGTCCGGGATCTGGATGAAGAAGGGGATGAGGAAGCAAGCCACGCCCAAGAGCAGGCCCACCAGCTGCCTTTTGCTGAGCTGGGGGCCTTTGCTCGCGAGCGCCGGCGGGCGTTGTTTCGAGCGGCGTTTTGTCTCCACCATGTGTCGAATTTTACTCGCTACAACCAGGGTTACCGGTTTGGAAGGAGTTCTCTACGGCGTCCGCACGCAGGTAGACCGGCGAGCCTTCCTCGCGAAATTTCTCCGCCATCTGTTCTTTTCCGACAGAAAGCGAGGGGATCCCTAAATTCTGGATGGTCTGCTGCGTGACCGCATCCAAGGCCGCGCCAATTTTGTTGCCGAATTCGTCGCGGATGTCCTGGGAGATACGCATGGAGCAGAACTTCGGGCCACACATGGAGCAGAAGTGCGCCGCCTGCGCGGTATCCGGGTCCAAGGAGAGCGCGAACTGATCCTCCCAGCGGAACTCGAAGCGGGCCTAACTCATTGCGTGATCCCAGTCGCTCGCGCTCACCGATGCGCAGCACGACGCGGTGGTTGATCACCTCGTAGAGCGCGACGTATCCGGACCGATCCCGCCGGGGACGGATAGACGGCACACGTCGATCAGGAAGCACGAAATCACAGTGGGCTGGCCGTGCTGCAGGCGGGCGCGGGCCTTCGCATAAGTGAGGCGCTTGCGCTCACCCGCGAGGGCGTCACGGTTATACAGGACTCACTGGCAGTAACGGTGCGGGCAGAACACTCCAAAACTCACCGGGGGCGCACGGTGCCCATGCTTGATTCACGATGTAAGTGATTCTGGTTAGAGCGGGTTAAAACAATTGGCCCTGGCGATCCTCTTATCCCGGCACCGGGGGATAAGCATCCACACTGGCGGACGGACAACGCCGTTAAGGCATGTGCGGCGCTTTACAAAGATATTGGCGTCCAACTCGAGGATGAGGCTGTCTCTTCCATGTGATCACACGCCTGGCGCACTGTACTCAACCCCCGAGCAGTCGCTTGCGGAGTTCCCGCCGAGATCCGCAGCGCATTCTTCGGTCACACCGAAGCGATGAACGTACGGAATTACACTGATCTGATCGATGTTTCGGCCATGCAGTCGGCACTTGAGGGTGGTGCACTTGATGGTGCACTAGGAGGATGATTCTGGATGATTCTAAATGCTTCTGAATGATCGAAAACGCGCTTAAACAGCAAGGTTAGAATCGAATAACACCTGTTAGCCTCGAATGTAATCCGATAACCCAGAGGTCGTAGGTTCGAATCCTGCCCCCGCTACCAAATGTGATTAAAAGCGGCGCTCTTCACGGAGCGCCGCTTTTTCGTTGCTGAGGGTGACCCTCGGCTCCGGATCCAGGGCGAGCCCCAGAACAAAAACCGCTAGATCGAGGAACCCCTCGGTATCGAGGACCCGCGCAGGCGAGAATCAAAACCGGCGATCTGGCGGTCTGTGATGAAGACATCGTTGATCTCGCCCACCCGCAACACACGGTTCAAGCCGCGGTCGCCGATGTAGAAGTTGCCCTTGCGGTCCGTGGCCACAAACTGTGCGCCGTAGCGGCGGATCTGCAGGTTGCCCATCGCGGGAGCGCCAGCGAAGGTGTTCTTTGGCAGGCAGTTCCACGCGTCCCCGGTCACCGAGTTCATCGCGTTCGCCTCGCCGTACTTTTGGTCGCACTGGTGCCCCGGCATGCGGTCTACCAGCGAGATGCACTGGATGAACTCCTGGCCGTCGATCAGGTACACACCGCAGCGGGCGGTGTCTTGCTGGTTGGAGAACGTGGCAATCGGTGCCTGCGCGGGCAATTGCCGGTAGTCGGCCGGCCACTCCACGCCGCGCGGGTTCCAGGCCGGTTTCCATTCCCCAGCGGTCGCGGTGCCAGTGCCTGCGATGAGTGCAGCGGCGGCGATAACGGTGGCGAGCGTTTTGCGCATGGTTTCTCCCTATAGGTGCTGGTGTTGCGTGCCACTGTTGCTCTACACGCTACTGGCCCCAGCGCTGCGCGCCACCGGGAAGCGAATGCAACGTCAGCCCGCGCTCGCGGGCTACCTCGCCGAACTGCTCCACAAACTTGGCCGATCGCACGCCGCCTGCGCAGTACACCACCACGTCGCCGGCCGGCAGCTGCGCCAGCACGTCGTCGACGCGGCCCGCCTGGTCCAGCTCGCTCATGGGCAGGTTCGGGCCCGGAACCGCGATGTCGCTGAGCACCTTCTCGTGGGGCTCGCGCACATCGAGGGATACAGCGTCGCCGCGCTCGAGCATGCTGATGAGCTCGATACCCTCGTCGCTCGGCACCGCACACGCACCCGCGTACTCGCCAAGTTCAGTGACAAGCTCGCGAGCCGGATCGCGGGTGACATTGAAGTGCCTGATGGTAGCGGTGAGCGCATCGTAGATGTGCAGGCGCCCCACGTTCGCCGCATGGTTGGCAGCGCCGCCACCCGTTCCGATGCCGGTGAGGAACTTCACCACTTCGGTGGACATGAGGCCGCCCACCACGCTCGTCGTCACGCCCAGCACCCCGGCGGTGGCGCAGTCCGGCACCGAGTCCGGGTCCGGCTGGGCGGGGTAGAGGTCGCGCATGCCCACGCCCCCCTCCACCCCGCGCACAGCGGGCGCGCCAGAGCCGGACCACCACAGGGCCACATCGCCGCGATACCGCAGCACGGAGCCCCACACCAAAGGCGTGCCGGTGATCTCGGCAGCATCGGCAGCGAGGAACTTGGTGGTGAAGGTATCGCTGCCGTCGATAAGCACGTCAATGCCCTCGAGGTGCTCAACAATGTTAGCCTCGTCCAGGCGGCCGTCGACGGCGTGGATCGTGATGCCGGGCTGCAGCTCGCGCAGGCGCTCGGCGGCAACCTCCACCTTCTTGCGGCCAACGTCGGCGGCGCCGA
Above is a genomic segment from Corynebacterium sp. CNCTC7651 containing:
- a CDS encoding sensor histidine kinase, translating into MGKSQATRDVQQVVNEALGATHDILAADNVEHLRSLLDGNPLALVTVTVHEDGLAPDHPLLELISEPGFEYTRVMVLTTAPEIAGLDALTDMGRLDMLVFTPAIKAEALLHNIQQQLNRYWYMRAKRDPSIAGTFALPEVTELDVGLTDQEIISRIIQAADMHLGYQPRLTFPPGVYLTKEGHYVEEVIFALSGQVLLQRFTDAGDIVMHHASTGHVIGLLALASNRVGFFTARTTTEVVAVQLPTEQVDYLIRQEPELARLFNILFVRSYDRRLRRAEDIQIEQHELTAQLDDERARLTTALHNLEAARRELMSQARFASLGELAAGVAHELNNPMAAIERTAAHLAEDVEGLIASSPNRRWRDATSHALEAARSSHAVSTKEARALRRELTEVTGDRALAQRWVLAGLHDVEFAKQVRANRKLEYETVEHAASIGTALRNLSTASTRITQLVASLRAYARPDGDPVTDVDLHQSIEDTLQLIAHKLRGVEVKRDFAELPHVTCTPGQIAQVWTNLISNAAEAIEESGKGSTITIRTSAPKPGWVRVEVIDDGPGIPLEHIDKLFEPRFTTKNGEVRFGMGIGLSICRGIVSAHHGTIELTSSTNGTCATVGLPIDGPRTHDEGDTP
- a CDS encoding DASS family sodium-coupled anion symporter, producing MVETKRRSKQRPPALASKGPQLSKRQLVGLLLGVACFLIPFFIQIPDLPTPGHRMLSIFLLAIVFWVLEPVPLTATAVLVILLEVLLLSDGALVDPTGGDPALADQLLPASAYFSALAHPVIILFLGGFMIAHGAEKFGLDRNLAAIMLRPFPDKARLTVLGLMLITAVLSMFMSNTATTATMFAVVIPILKTLPAGKARAGVALSIPLAANVGGIGTPVGTPPNAIAIGALAEHGIRVSFVDWMLMAVPFMLVVLAFAWVFLCLVFIPAETRISIEMRSKWNTATDAKLFYAVAGLTILLWMSEPLHGISSNTVGFIPVVALLCLQVMRGKDVQALDWPVLWLVSGGIALGTGVGASGLDEWLVGSVSWEVMGALAILAVLSLIGFGMANVISHSAAANLLLPLAVSLALSLDGIDPLVVAAVVAIACSLGMSLPISTPPNAIAYATKEISIPQMAIVGLVVGTVATLLLIFALPSVWQLMGLVS
- a CDS encoding ThiF family adenylyltransferase; its protein translation is MSANTNTSLPEAELARTARQMNLPGFSIREQERLHNAHVLVIGAGGLGCPVMQALAATGVGEITVVDDDVVSLSNIHRQILFGAADVGRKKVEVAAERLRELQPGITIHAVDGRLDEANIVEHLEGIDVLIDGSDTFTTKFLAADAAEITGTPLVWGSVLRYRGDVALWWSGSGAPAVRGVEGGVGMRDLYPAQPDPDSVPDCATAGVLGVTTSVVGGLMSTEVVKFLTGIGTGGGAANHAANVGRLHIYDALTATIRHFNVTRDPARELVTELGEYAGACAVPSDEGIELISMLERGDAVSLDVREPHEKVLSDIAVPGPNLPMSELDQAGRVDDVLAQLPAGDVVVYCAGGVRSAKFVEQFGEVARERGLTLHSLPGGAQRWGQ
- a CDS encoding response regulator, translated to MNLAILILEDEAEVRAAVERDLLPFAEHIRMEVASDVEEAWEVIDELTEDGDVLALALCDHRMPGTTGVEFLVQMMDDDRTAATRKVLVTGQAQLHDTVRAVNEANLDHYIAKPWDVDELHQVVRAMLTDYVEDMDIDPLPYLDVLDATRAMDLVRRR
- a CDS encoding S9 family peptidase encodes the protein MYRPDGEGPTPAVVMGHGFGLPRAVALYTYAEAFARAGYTVVVFDYRYFGRGEFAVADNVAAFGNERLDGFAGFGTDIAEQVAQRRSLPPPGK
- a CDS encoding UPF0182 family protein is translated as MTVAVLGVVLFLLPMIVGLYTDFLWFGELDYRSVFNTVILTRIVLFLIFAAVGWGIAYAAGIAAWRGRPPLKADPFSDTSRQRATVEQGVRSLLVWVPVMVGLFAGLTGQRLWRTFMLLLNGGNFGVDDPQFGRDLGFYAFSLPAIGAIVDMLSMLLITAFIIGLIGHYLLGGITLGNNVTGARGRIAKSARVQLAVTAGLWLLVKAASYWLERYQLLFGKNDIFTGASYTSVNAMLPAKLILTVIAVLVAAAFFASVVYKDFRIPVLATVLMLVSSLVVGNVWPALLEQFSVKPNRQAKEYEYIGRNIEATRYAYGLTDEQVVYEDNWGTSNISNSEVADDAATISNIRLLDPDIIAPTFTQNQQLRNFYGFPAQLAMDRYQVDGEMRDFVVAARELNPNSLSENQGDWINRHTVYTHGNGFIAAQANTVDAAAQDAGSTRGGLPIFTVSDLQTNAIAREKDQAEELGIRVDEPRIYYGPVIASAADGLDYAIVGDNGQGPVEYDTDTSTYTYTGAGGVNVGNWFNRFAYAVKYQELNLLLSDRVGGESKILYDRDPRERVERVAPWLTTDSKTYPAVIDGRVKWIVDGYTTLSRLPYSTRTSLTDATQDALNPDGTTQRLVNNDLGYIRNSVKATVDAYDGTVELYAFDESDPVLRAWMGAFPDTVKPESEISDALRDHLRYPEDLFKVQRKLLARYHVDDPGVFFNNDAFWSVPNDPTAKEGNQELSQPPYYIVASDPETGDPSFQLITPFRGLNREFLSAHMSVSSDPETYGRITVRVLPTNTQTQGPKQAQDALMSSDQVARDRTLWEGTNDLKNGNLLTLPVGGGEILYVEPIYSQRKDQESAFPKLLRVLVFYRGQVGYAPTISQALSQVGINPAAAQDIDVVDEGAPDTRTEADMASPTAPGENTEERSEVPSGAANQEEALNNINTALRNLESARDGSFEEYGRALDALDKAVADYQGLQN